The Exiguobacterium aurantiacum DSM 6208 genome includes a window with the following:
- a CDS encoding MFS transporter: MKFKDFPTNVRLRLVCGFFIRIVGSAIFPFMALYFSAELGKIAAGLIMTSFVIVGYVTGLFGGYFSDRFNRKHVLQIGQIAQILCFIGMTVAIHPSNNWALAVAVLYFGHAISNGLNYPALEAIVIDSMEESNRKAIYVYDYWLVNLAIAGGVMLGGLFYRDHRFALFVGMTLVLLITTIVLQRFLVDSYAGNRSTPANPIVGVIQNYRIALADRRWMLFVLGSMLVFSTEFHMANYIGVHLAETFQERLIAGVPFDGVRMMAFMQLENTLLVVAITFAVTAFVKRFREKHVFFIGLALYVTAFAAITSMNSFFILAVLAIVFTLGELLYSPIRQVKQVDLLDPERRASYLAFGGLTFHGAKLVAAAGIVVGAFIGPVLMSGYIFAFGALGGYLYYVSLYKMESVRKLAA; encoded by the coding sequence ATGAAATTTAAAGATTTTCCTACGAACGTCCGACTCCGACTTGTCTGCGGCTTTTTCATTCGCATCGTCGGTTCGGCGATCTTTCCATTTATGGCTTTATACTTTTCTGCAGAACTCGGTAAAATCGCAGCCGGGCTCATCATGACGTCTTTCGTCATCGTCGGGTACGTCACCGGCTTGTTTGGTGGGTACTTCTCGGACCGCTTCAATCGAAAACACGTCTTGCAAATCGGGCAAATCGCTCAAATTCTATGCTTCATCGGCATGACGGTCGCGATTCACCCGTCGAACAACTGGGCGCTCGCCGTCGCCGTCCTTTACTTCGGTCATGCGATTTCAAACGGATTGAACTATCCGGCGCTCGAGGCGATCGTCATCGACTCGATGGAAGAATCGAATCGAAAAGCGATCTATGTGTATGACTATTGGCTCGTCAACTTGGCCATCGCCGGCGGGGTCATGCTCGGTGGGTTGTTCTATCGCGATCACCGCTTCGCCTTATTCGTCGGGATGACGCTCGTCTTGCTGATCACGACAATCGTGTTACAACGTTTCCTCGTCGATTCGTATGCCGGCAACCGCTCCACGCCGGCGAACCCGATCGTCGGGGTCATTCAAAACTATCGCATCGCCTTGGCCGATCGTCGTTGGATGCTGTTCGTCCTCGGCAGCATGCTCGTCTTCTCGACCGAGTTTCACATGGCGAACTATATCGGTGTCCATCTGGCCGAGACGTTTCAGGAACGATTGATTGCAGGTGTCCCGTTTGATGGCGTCCGCATGATGGCGTTCATGCAACTCGAGAACACGCTCCTCGTCGTCGCCATCACGTTCGCCGTCACCGCCTTCGTCAAACGCTTCCGCGAGAAACATGTGTTCTTTATCGGTCTTGCATTATACGTCACCGCGTTCGCGGCCATCACGTCGATGAACTCATTTTTCATCTTGGCCGTCCTCGCCATCGTCTTCACACTCGGCGAGTTGCTCTATTCTCCGATTCGACAAGTGAAGCAAGTCGATTTGCTCGACCCGGAACGGCGCGCTTCGTACTTGGCTTTCGGGGGATTGACGTTCCACGGGGCAAAACTTGTGGCCGCTGCTGGCATCGTCGTCGGTGCGTTCATCGGTCCCGTCCTCATGAGCGGGTACATCTTCGCTTTCGGTGCCTTAGGGGGGTACTTGTATTACGTCTCCCTCTATAAGATGGAATCGGTCCGGAAACTGGCGGCATGA
- a CDS encoding thiol-disulfide oxidoreductase DCC family protein produces the protein MPAIVLFDGDCNFCDASVQFILNRDPKGNFHFASLQADTGKMLRERHRIPDTVDSIVLIKDGVPYLKSDAAVRIAEGLDGSWRWLRFVRLIPKPLRDLGYDVIAKNRYQWFGKKETCKLPTPEERSRFIDQQKPPTP, from the coding sequence ATGCCAGCTATCGTTCTGTTCGACGGGGACTGCAACTTTTGTGACGCGAGTGTCCAATTCATTTTGAATCGCGATCCGAAAGGGAACTTCCATTTCGCATCGCTGCAAGCAGATACCGGGAAGATGTTGCGCGAACGCCATCGCATCCCTGACACGGTCGACAGCATTGTGTTGATCAAAGACGGGGTGCCTTATCTCAAATCTGATGCGGCGGTCCGGATTGCCGAAGGGTTAGACGGCTCATGGCGCTGGCTACGTTTCGTCCGCTTGATTCCAAAGCCGTTACGCGACCTCGGGTATGATGTCATTGCAAAGAACCGCTATCAATGGTTCGGAAAAAAAGAGACGTGCAAACTGCCCACACCGGAAGAACGCAGCCGATTTATCGACCAACAAAAGCCGCCGACTCCATGA
- a CDS encoding DUF3238 domain-containing protein, producing the protein MHNGDGLITVKPVSDGLELSWSLEGEVTVTRNGIDVFNGSVNHYVDRDTKVGEQVAYRITNAAGEEAKLYTAAVNPEDELYWNRHLTAAIVSQAGTYLQWDPIPDVETYAIYRRGRRIAEVVGTGYIDETPLEAPTAYEVRALRPVKYDQKPGTRLIHAVGKAMSLAKEFTTDTRRNQELYIMYFLVSPHRPETATVDEIQLRVQTFIRPPRLKNPNLLSPHPYFEGDGRPYNVHAPEYRTRTEVKVEGLADIPIVSIKKDAGVTRAFNARHQLTGEDVASVDQVYLEDVDIEPNEVSYRLQHSVGNPLVIAPDIKYTIVAHLKNQATFKLSGTHTQSPHHEVYLRVGEAPWTTIHRADDLGVSFMAQPMPDCHWTYLTCMD; encoded by the coding sequence ATGCATAACGGGGATGGATTGATCACGGTGAAGCCGGTCAGTGACGGATTGGAACTGTCATGGTCGCTTGAAGGGGAAGTGACGGTGACGCGGAACGGCATCGATGTCTTCAACGGGTCGGTCAATCATTATGTCGACCGTGACACGAAGGTCGGGGAACAAGTCGCTTACCGCATCACGAACGCGGCTGGGGAAGAGGCGAAGCTGTACACGGCAGCGGTCAATCCGGAAGATGAGTTATATTGGAACCGCCATTTGACGGCGGCGATCGTGTCGCAAGCGGGGACGTACTTGCAGTGGGACCCGATTCCTGACGTCGAGACGTATGCGATTTATCGCCGAGGGCGTCGTATTGCGGAAGTCGTCGGTACCGGGTACATCGATGAGACACCGCTAGAGGCGCCGACCGCATACGAGGTACGGGCGTTGCGTCCCGTCAAATACGATCAAAAACCAGGCACCCGACTCATTCATGCCGTCGGCAAAGCGATGTCGCTTGCCAAAGAGTTCACTACGGATACACGCCGAAACCAAGAGCTGTACATCATGTATTTCCTCGTCAGTCCGCATCGTCCGGAGACGGCAACGGTTGACGAGATTCAGCTCCGTGTACAGACGTTCATTCGGCCCCCGCGTTTGAAGAATCCGAACTTGCTGTCGCCACATCCGTATTTCGAGGGGGACGGTCGCCCTTACAACGTCCATGCGCCTGAATATCGGACACGGACGGAAGTGAAAGTGGAAGGGCTAGCTGACATTCCGATCGTCTCCATCAAAAAGGATGCCGGTGTCACGCGTGCGTTCAATGCGAGGCATCAACTGACGGGGGAGGACGTCGCCTCGGTCGATCAAGTGTACCTCGAAGACGTTGACATCGAGCCGAACGAGGTGAGTTACCGCCTGCAACACTCGGTCGGCAATCCACTCGTCATCGCGCCGGACATCAAATACACGATCGTGGCGCATCTTAAAAATCAAGCGACGTTCAAGCTGTCCGGGACGCATACGCAGTCCCCGCACCATGAAGTGTACCTCCGCGTCGGGGAAGCACCGTGGACGACGATCCACCGAGCCGATGACCTTGGCGTTAGTTTCATGGCACAACCGATGCCGGATTGCCATTGGACGTATTTAACGTGTATGGACTGA
- a CDS encoding ABC transporter ATP-binding protein, with the protein MGSIKRYLQFVKPYKKQIALTIFVGILKFSIPLGLPLLYKYVIDNYLATPDPAADYTELVWLFSIVFFIFLVLKPPIEYLRQYLAQWAATRILFDVRNRLFDHVQKLSLRYYSNNKTGQIISRIINDVEQTKDFVITGLMNIWLDMVTILIAIAIMYTIDPQLTLIAILPLPFYAIAVRYFYGRLRRLTRERSAALADLQGHLTERVNGMAVIRSFALEPYENKAFEEQNGGFLKAALRHTGWNAKTYVVVSTITDIAPILIFTTASWLVLQGDVSLGTLVAFIAYIDRLYAPLGRLVNSATTLTQSVASMDRVFEFLDEPYDIEEKRQAFVPVQTAGNIELNRVSFAYEKDGTRALHDVSLHIRSGERVAFVGMSGGGKSTLVSLIPRFYDVTDGSIKIDGVDVRDFKLRALRDQIGMVMQDSVLFSESVAMNIRMGNPEASDEDVIAAAKAANAHEFISNLPNGYDTPVGEKGVKLSGGQKQRLAIARVFLKHPPIIILDEATSALDLESEAMIQDSLARLTKGRTTLIVAHRLSTITDADKIVVVDNGRIMETGTHEELMRHRGAYYDLYMIQDLAVVE; encoded by the coding sequence ATGGGTAGTATTAAACGTTATTTGCAATTTGTTAAGCCGTACAAAAAACAGATTGCGCTCACCATCTTCGTCGGAATTTTGAAATTTTCGATTCCGCTCGGATTACCGTTACTTTATAAATATGTCATCGATAACTATTTGGCAACCCCGGACCCGGCGGCTGATTACACGGAGCTCGTCTGGCTGTTCAGCATCGTCTTCTTCATCTTTCTCGTCCTGAAACCGCCAATCGAATACTTGCGCCAATACTTGGCACAGTGGGCGGCGACACGGATTTTGTTTGACGTGCGGAACCGTTTGTTCGACCACGTGCAAAAATTATCACTTCGTTATTATTCGAACAACAAGACAGGTCAAATCATTTCGCGCATCATCAACGACGTCGAACAGACGAAAGACTTTGTCATCACCGGCCTCATGAACATTTGGCTCGATATGGTGACGATCCTGATCGCCATTGCCATCATGTATACGATCGATCCGCAACTGACGCTCATCGCCATTTTGCCGCTCCCGTTCTATGCGATTGCCGTCCGTTACTTTTACGGCCGCCTGCGTCGTTTGACACGTGAACGTTCAGCGGCGCTCGCTGATCTTCAAGGTCATTTGACGGAACGAGTCAATGGGATGGCCGTCATCCGTAGCTTCGCGCTTGAACCGTATGAGAACAAGGCGTTCGAAGAGCAAAACGGGGGCTTCCTGAAAGCGGCGCTCCGTCATACGGGATGGAACGCGAAAACGTACGTCGTCGTCTCGACGATCACCGACATCGCCCCGATCCTCATTTTCACGACGGCGTCATGGCTCGTCTTGCAAGGGGACGTATCACTCGGGACGCTCGTCGCTTTCATCGCCTACATCGACCGTCTCTATGCACCGCTCGGACGGCTCGTCAACTCGGCGACGACGCTCACACAATCGGTCGCGTCGATGGACCGGGTGTTCGAATTTCTCGATGAACCATATGACATCGAAGAGAAACGCCAAGCGTTCGTTCCGGTCCAAACGGCCGGAAACATCGAGCTCAATCGTGTCAGCTTCGCTTATGAGAAGGACGGCACTCGCGCGTTGCATGACGTGAGTTTACACATCCGTTCCGGGGAACGGGTCGCCTTCGTCGGCATGTCCGGCGGCGGGAAATCGACGCTCGTCAGTTTGATTCCGCGCTTCTATGACGTCACGGACGGTAGCATTAAGATCGACGGTGTCGACGTGCGCGACTTCAAGCTGCGCGCGCTCCGCGATCAAATCGGCATGGTCATGCAAGATTCGGTGCTGTTCAGTGAGTCGGTCGCGATGAACATTCGGATGGGGAATCCGGAGGCGTCAGACGAGGACGTCATCGCTGCAGCGAAAGCAGCCAACGCCCATGAGTTCATCTCGAACTTGCCGAACGGGTACGACACACCGGTCGGTGAGAAAGGGGTCAAACTGTCGGGGGGACAAAAACAACGTCTCGCCATCGCCCGCGTGTTCTTGAAACATCCGCCGATCATCATCCTCGATGAGGCGACGAGTGCGCTCGACCTCGAGAGTGAGGCGATGATTCAAGATTCGCTCGCACGCCTGACGAAAGGACGGACGACGTTAATCGTCGCCCACCGTCTCTCGACGATCACGGACGCAGACAAGATCGTCGTCGTCGACAACGGACGAATCATGGAAACCGGGACGCATGAAGAATTGATGCGCCACCGGGGTGCGTATTACGACCTGTATATGATTCAAGATTTAGCTGTCGTCGAATGA
- the ntdP gene encoding nucleoside tri-diphosphate phosphatase, which produces MSLFPKAGSKIEIQSYKHNGTLHRVWEETLVLQSSKTDMIGFNDRIMVSESDGRQWRTREPAICYFSSEFWFNVICMIREDGIYYYCNLGSPTTFDGTERAIKYIDYDLDIKVFPDMSYTILDEDEYERHRREMNYPKAIDRILKQNVQELINWIRGRKGPFNPTFVDEWYREYEARYRR; this is translated from the coding sequence ATGAGCTTATTTCCCAAAGCAGGTAGCAAGATCGAGATACAGAGCTACAAGCACAACGGAACTTTGCATCGCGTTTGGGAAGAAACGCTCGTCCTTCAGTCGTCAAAAACGGATATGATCGGATTCAATGACCGCATCATGGTCAGTGAGTCAGACGGTCGGCAATGGAGAACGCGAGAGCCGGCAATTTGCTACTTTTCATCTGAGTTTTGGTTCAATGTCATCTGTATGATTCGCGAAGATGGGATTTACTATTACTGTAATCTAGGTTCGCCGACAACGTTCGATGGGACAGAAAGAGCCATCAAGTACATCGATTACGATTTAGATATCAAGGTGTTCCCGGATATGTCGTACACGATTTTAGATGAGGATGAATACGAGCGGCATCGTCGCGAGATGAATTATCCGAAAGCGATTGATCGAATCTTGAAGCAGAACGTTCAAGAACTTATCAACTGGATTCGAGGACGGAAAGGGCCGTTCAACCCAACATTCGTCGATGAATGGTATCGCGAATACGAAGCACGTTACCGGAGATGA